A window of Dethiosulfovibrio peptidovorans contains these coding sequences:
- a CDS encoding methylmalonyl-CoA carboxyltransferase encodes MASRSIDELCTHLLEKREKVSLGGGTKAVARQREKGKGTARERIQMLLDQGSFVEIDEYVEHRCHNFGMESKVIPGDGVVTGWGTVDGRVVYVYSQDFTVLGGSLGEMHAKKICKIMDLALQNGAPVVGINDSGGARIQEAVDSLNGYGGIFYRNTQASGVVPQISVIVGPTAGGAVYSPALTDYIFMVEKTGIMHITGPAVIKAVTGEEVSSEELGGAMTHNSKSGNAHFFASSEAECFQQVREVLGFLPSNNMDDAPLRKTADRADRVELALRELVPTNPNKAYDVRDVITKIVDDGRFVEVQPLWAKNMVIGYGSFGGQAVGIVANQANNMAGCLDIDNSDKASRFIRHCDAFNLPIVTLVDVPGYLPGKTQEWNGIIRHGAKLLYAYSEATVPLISVVLRKAYGGAYLGMCAKALGADTVLAWPQAQIAVMGAEGAANIIFRKEISEAEDQQATRQQKIDEYEKAFANPYQAASRGLVDKVILPEETRQEIILALQSNGSKRKAPPRRKHGVMPH; translated from the coding sequence ATGGCGAGTCGATCCATCGACGAACTGTGTACACACCTTCTGGAAAAACGAGAGAAGGTGAGCTTAGGTGGCGGAACTAAAGCTGTTGCCAGGCAGAGAGAGAAGGGGAAAGGGACGGCCAGAGAAAGAATCCAGATGCTTTTAGATCAGGGTTCTTTCGTGGAGATTGACGAGTACGTTGAGCATCGGTGCCATAACTTTGGGATGGAGTCCAAGGTTATCCCCGGTGACGGGGTCGTCACTGGATGGGGAACCGTCGACGGACGAGTCGTCTACGTCTACAGTCAGGATTTCACCGTTCTGGGTGGTTCCCTGGGGGAGATGCACGCAAAAAAGATCTGTAAAATTATGGATCTGGCTCTTCAGAACGGAGCTCCGGTGGTGGGGATCAACGACAGTGGCGGTGCCAGAATCCAGGAAGCTGTCGATTCTCTTAACGGGTATGGGGGAATTTTCTATCGAAACACCCAGGCCAGTGGGGTGGTCCCCCAGATATCGGTTATCGTGGGGCCTACAGCAGGAGGTGCCGTCTACAGTCCAGCTCTGACCGACTATATTTTCATGGTAGAGAAAACTGGGATTATGCACATCACAGGTCCAGCCGTCATCAAGGCCGTGACCGGCGAAGAGGTCTCCAGCGAGGAGCTGGGAGGAGCGATGACTCATAACAGCAAGTCAGGCAACGCCCATTTCTTCGCCTCATCCGAGGCCGAGTGTTTTCAGCAAGTCAGGGAGGTCCTGGGCTTTCTTCCAAGTAACAACATGGACGACGCCCCCCTCCGAAAGACGGCGGACAGGGCTGATCGGGTGGAACTTGCCCTTCGGGAGTTGGTTCCCACAAATCCCAACAAGGCTTACGACGTTCGAGACGTGATCACGAAGATCGTGGACGACGGACGTTTCGTGGAGGTCCAGCCCTTGTGGGCCAAAAACATGGTTATCGGCTATGGATCCTTCGGCGGACAGGCTGTAGGTATCGTGGCCAATCAGGCCAATAACATGGCGGGATGCCTGGATATCGACAACTCGGACAAGGCCAGTCGATTCATTCGTCATTGTGATGCTTTTAATTTACCTATAGTAACACTGGTCGACGTCCCTGGGTATCTACCTGGAAAGACCCAGGAATGGAACGGCATTATCCGCCATGGAGCCAAGCTTCTGTACGCCTATAGCGAGGCAACGGTCCCCCTGATCTCCGTGGTATTGAGAAAAGCCTATGGAGGGGCCTACTTGGGTATGTGTGCCAAGGCTCTGGGGGCCGATACGGTTTTGGCGTGGCCTCAGGCCCAGATTGCCGTCATGGGAGCCGAGGGTGCCGCCAACATCATCTTCCGAAAGGAGATATCCGAGGCTGAGGATCAGCAGGCCACGAGGCAGCAGAAGATCGACGAATACGAGAAGGCTTTCGCCAATCCCTACCAGGCAGCGAGTCGAGGGCTTGTGGACAAGGTGATCCTTCCCGAGGAGACTCGACAGGAGATTATCCTTGCTCTTCAGAGCAACGGATCCAAGCGTAAGGCTCCTCCTCGCAGGAAACACGGCGTCATGCCCCATTAA
- a CDS encoding acetyl-CoA carboxylase biotin carboxyl carrier protein subunit (composes the biotin carboxyl carrier protein subunit of the acetyl-CoA carboxylase complex, the enzyme that catalyzes the carboxylation of acetyl-CoA to malonyl-CoA, which in turn controls the rate of fatty acid metabolism) — translation MAEKYRVTVNGTPFDVEVEALGAVSASAPSPAPAPAAPPAPTPAPTPASSPAPAPAPTPAASVSASGGESVTAPMPGKILRVVVAQGGSVATGDVLMILEAMKMENEIVAPAAGTVTQLLAKEGATVNSGDVLAVIG, via the coding sequence ATGGCGGAAAAATACAGAGTGACGGTTAATGGAACGCCCTTCGATGTGGAAGTGGAGGCCCTGGGCGCTGTCTCAGCATCGGCCCCGTCTCCTGCACCTGCTCCGGCTGCGCCCCCTGCTCCAACTCCAGCTCCGACTCCAGCCTCCAGTCCGGCTCCAGCTCCTGCGCCAACGCCAGCAGCGTCGGTCTCGGCATCCGGTGGTGAGTCCGTGACGGCTCCTATGCCCGGAAAGATCCTTCGGGTTGTCGTCGCCCAGGGGGGATCCGTGGCGACCGGTGATGTGCTTATGATCCTGGAGGCCATGAAGATGGAGAACGAGATCGTGGCTCCTGCCGCCGGAACGGTAACCCAGCTACTCGCAAAAGAAGGAGCTACGGTCAACAGTGGTGATGTCCTGGCCGTAATCGGCTGA